CTGGCCTGGGTGTCGACGGTGGTGCGGCCGGTTTCGTCCAGGAACTCCGTGCACCAGGCGTCCTTGACCCGCTGGGCAAGGCGGGCGTACCGGGCGCTGTCGGCTGCGCGGCCCAGGACATCGGCGACTGCGGCGAGGGTGACGCAGGACCGGTACAGGAAGGCGGTACCCACCTCGCCCTTGTCGGTCTCCATCCAATTCTGTGCCGGTTGGAGGAGGGATCCGTCCGCGGTGCGGGGTTTCGGTTCGCACCACTCGCCCCAGTGGAAGGAGCCGTCCCAGAGGTACTCCTCGTGCGGGAGAGGTTCGACGGAGCGGGCCACCCGGGAGGGGTGGCGGGCGGTTCGGGCGGTGGTCAGCGCGAAGTCGACCCAGCGGACCATCGCGTCCCAGTTCTCGGCGAGGGCCCGGCGGTCGCCGTACGTCTCGTACAGCAGCCACGGCACGAGCACGATGGCGTCGCCCCAGCCGGCGGAGCCGGTCATCGAGTCGAGGCGCGCGTCGGTGTGGAGCTTGATGCGTCGTCCGTCGGGGGAAAAGTTGGCGATGCGTCCGTCATCGAGCTGGTCGTCGCGGACCGAGCGCAGCCATTTGCGGCTGAAACCGTGGATGTCGTAGAGGCGTGCGGCGGTGGGCGCGAAGACCTGGTAGTCGCCGGTCCAGCCGATGCGTTCGCGGGTCGGGCAGTCGGTGGGTACGTCGACGGCGTTGCCCCTGAAACTCCAACGCGCTACGTCGTAGAGGTGGTTGAGGTCTTCGTTGCCGCAGGAGAAGGTACCGGTGGGGCGCAGATCGGTATGGACCACCCGCATGGTGAGGTCCGACGCGTCCAGTGGGGCGGCGCTGCGCTCCAGGCGTGCGTAGCGGAATCCGTGGACCGTGTGGCGGGGCTCGAAGGTCTCGCCGGCGGCGCCGGAGGAGGTGATCTCGTCGTGCTGGACGAAGACGGTGACCGGGTCGCCGGGGCGCTGGATGTCGAGGTGGGTGGTGGTCAGGTCGCCGGTGGCCGGGTCGAGGTGTTCGCCGTGGTCGATCACGGTGCGGGTGCCGGCCGGGCCGAGGTCGGTGAGCGAGAGCCAGCCGGAGGCGTTCTGGCCGAAGTCGGCGATCCAGGCGCCGCTCTGCAGCCGGGTGAGCGCGCGGCAGGGCAGGTCCTCGATGTGGCGTACGGGCGGGGCCGGGGACCAGTCGATCGGGGGTGCCGTCACGGCGTCGACGAGGACCGGAAGCGCCGGTCCTCGAGCCGCAAGGAGGTCGGTGATTTGACCATCCATCAAGTCGGCGCGGGTGATGGAGCCGAAGGTGGAGGTCCAGTGCTCGTCGGTGCGGACGATCTGGCGTGTCCCGTCAGCGAGGTCGAGATGCAACTCCAGGCGGGCCGCGAGGAGTCCGCCCCAGCCGGCGGGTTTGCGAAAGGCTCCGACCTGGCCGCGGTACCAGCCGTCGGACAACACGATCTCGATGCTGTTGACGCCGGGGTGGATGGATGCGGTGACGTCGGCGGCCTGGGCGTACAGGGTGCGTTCGTAGGAGGTCGAGCCGGGCGCGAGTTCGACAGTGCCGGCGCGTTTGCCGTTCACGAACGCCTCGTACACCCCGAGGGCCGTGGCGTACAGGCGGGCACGGGCGACTCCCGGCGTGCTGAATGTGGCGTGCAGGGTGCGCGCCGGCCGGGTGCCGGGCGCTAGCTGCGCGATCTGGGGATCGTCGGCCGGGGTGATCCAGGACGCCGTCCAGTCCGCCTCCAGGAGCCCGGCCTCGAAGGCGTGCCAGGCGCTCCACTCGGAAGCCTCCGTGGCGGCACGGGTCCGTGCCCGCCAGCGGATCTGTTCACCACTGCGCAGTGGGCGCATCGGCCAGTCGACAAGCAAGTGGCCGACAACGAGGGCGATCTGCTCCGGTTGGCCGTCGATGTGGATCTGCAGCTCGTACTCATCGTCCAGCGCCGCGGCGCTGCGGGGAGGTTTCCACGAGAGCCGCGGGCGGCTGCCGGACACCGGAAACCGGTCGCCGCCGAAATCGATTGCCAACTCATGTGGGGTGTCGGGGGTGTTGAGAGTCATCCGGTCTGTGTCCTCCGGTGTCCGGATCTGGAGCCGCCTGGGTCAGCTGCCGTTGGCCGGCTGGCTGTAGGTGGTTCCGTCGATGGTCGTGGTGAGCGTGCCGATCGCCTGGAATTCGTTCTTGAGCATCGCGGCCGGGCCGAGGGTGAACCCGTCGGGGCCTGTGCGCTTGGTGCCGGTGTGCCGGCCGGACAGGGTCAGGTCCTCGGTCCAGGTGACACAGGCGAGGGCCGAAGCGGTGCCGGGGGTGCAGCCGAGCGCCGTGTTGGAGACGTGCTCCACCTTCTCGGTGCCGTTGATGATGTTCGTGCCGTCGTCGCTGTAGTTGCTGTAGGAGACGGCGATGCCGAGGGCCTGGGTGCCGGAGCTGTTGTTCGTGATCTGCACGGTGGCCGTGCCCTGGACCTTTCCGCGCAGCGTGTACGTGCCGGTCGGCACGGGCTTCGGCTGCTGCGCAGGTGTGCTCGGGTCGTACGGCTGGCCCCACGTCTTGTCCGAGACCGGCGCGGGCGTCATGGGTGCGCTGGGCTTGAGGTCGGGGAAGCGGGCGATCATCAACCGGCTGTTGCGGCCCCCGGGTTCCGTGGAGTCGGCGCAGCGGTGCGGTGCCGGATTGGCGCCGCAGGCCAGGTTCTCGGTGTAGACGACGGCGGTGCTGTCGGCCAGCCACACCGGGTCGGCGGCGGCGTTCCAGTTCGGGTCGGATCCGGCGTTGAGCTGGAAACCCCGGCCGGTCTTCGCGTCCACGAGCCAAGGGGAGAAGAAGCGGCGGTTGCCGTTGTTGCGGATCCCGGAGATGTACGGGGCGGTGCCCGCTGCCGCGGTGAGCGGGGGGACGCCCGGCATGCCGGAGATGAAGTCGAGGCGTCCCGATCCGTTGACCTCGTCGGCGAGCAACCACTTGCCGTCGGGGGACATCGCCATGGGGTCGGTGTAGTGGGCCTGCTGCGTGAGCGGCCGCGAGGCTCCGGTCGCCAGGTCGGTGGCCCAGGCGTCCATGCTGTCGGAGTTCAGGCTCTGAATGCCGAGGATCCCGCTCCCGTCGCTGGTGAAGCCGCGCGGCTCACCGATCATGCCGGCGTGGTTGAGGCGCAGTTGGTTTCCGCCCTCTACGACCAGGGGCTGGTACGCCGGTGACGGGTTCACCAGGACCGAGGTCCCGGTGAGCTCATAGCGCCGGTTCTCCTTGTCGTAGGAGAGGCGTCCGACGTACGGGATCTCCATGAGTGCCCTGAAGTCGAGGACGTCCCAGACCAGATGGACGCCGTCGGGGCTCAGCCGCCACTCTCGGCCGTTGTTGATGCCGCTGCTGTCGGGCTCGAAGAGCGGCTTGCCGTTCCAATAGATGGGCGTGATGCGGGTGTTGGCGGGGGTGCAGCGCGGGTCGGTGACCGCGTACGTCGCTCCGTCGGGACCACACTCCAGGATGCCGTTGCTGACCAGGACGCGCTTGCGGTCGGGCAGTTCGTTCGCGGGCGGGTAGACGAGTTGGCTGGTGTCGATGTCGGGGCCGAGGGACACGCCGCACGTGACGCACTTCCATGCCTCGCCGTTCGGGAAGGCGCCCCCGTCGGTGCGGACCACCAGGACTTGGTTGCCGCGATAGACGCTAGCCGGTCCTGAATCCGGCGCCCCGGCGTAGGTGATGCCCAGGAACACATACTTCGGGTCCCTGGCCGGGCCGGGTGTGCCGATACCGCTCCAGTCGGTCGAGACGCAGCCGGTGGGATGCGTGCACACGCCGTCCTGCGGGACGGTCGGCGGCACCGGCAACTGCCTGATGTCGACCCGCGGCCAAGTCGCGCTCGACGCGTCCGCGGTCGCGGCCACGGACGTCGGGGGGCCCGCCAGGGCCGCGGCGAGCGCCAGCACGGTGGCCGCGGTACCTCTCACGAGGGTGGAACGCACACTCCGGACTCTTATGGACACTGCAGCTTCCTCACTGGTCGTTGCTGGGTCGGGCGAGCGACTGGTCTGTGCGTGGCTATTTGAGCGCGCCCGCCGAGAGCCCGCTGATGATGTGGCGCTGTGCGATCGCGTAGAAGATGACAATCGGCAGGACCGCGATGACCGAGGCGGCGAGCAGGATCTGCTGTTGCGGAGAATCCGCCGACACGAAGTTGGTGAGTCCGCGCTGTACGGGCATCAGTGAGCTGTCGTTGAACAGCACCAGGCCCATGAGGTACTCGTTCCAGACCCCCATGGCCTGGATGACGGCCACCGCGATCAGGCCCGGCTTGGCCAGCGGGAGGATGATGCGCCAGAAGGTGCCGAGCAGGGAGGCGCCGTCGATGGCAGCGGCCTCCTCCAACTCCTTGGGCTGGCTGGCGAAGAACCCGCGCATGATCAGGATGGAGATCGGCAGCCCGCCGGCGATGAGGACAAGGATGTAGCCGATGCGGGTGTTGGCGAGTCCGAGAGTGATCAGCAGCTTGTACTGGGCGATGAACGAGGCCGGCATCGGGATGATCATGATGACGAGGATGAAGCCCACGACCGCGCCTCGGCCGGGGAACTCGATGCGTGCCAGGGCGTACCCGGCCAGGCTCGCGATGACCAGGATCCCGAGGACCGCCGCCGCCGTGTAGAGGAGGCTGTTGGGCAGGTACTGGCTGAATCCTCCCTCGTTCCAGGCGGTGGCGAAGTTGCCCCATTCGAAGGGGTGCGGGATGGGGTCGGTTCCCTTGTACAGCTGCTTCGCGCTCTGCAGGGATCCGCTCAGCACCCACAGGATCGGCACCAGCGCTTCCAGCGCGCCGGCGATCAGCAGCGCGTACAGGGCTACCCGTGGTCCGCGCAGACGGTTTCGACGGCCTCGCGGCTCGCTCTGCGTCGGTGTCGGCGCCGTCTTTGACTTCGGTGCCGGGTCGAGAAGAGTGTTCACGGTCACCTTCCCTTCTCCGTCCGGGGGTCGGTGCTTCCGCCGAGCCTGCGGGAGACCCACAGCTGGAAGCAGGCCAGGGCAATCAGGCACAGCCCGAAGATGACGGACATGGCGGCCGCGCGGCCGTACTCGTTGTACTGGAAAGCCTGTTGGTAGATGTGCAGGGTGGGAACCTCGGTGTGGCCTGCGGGGCCGCCGCCGGTCAGGACCTGGACCGTGCCGAAGATCTGCAGTCCGCTGAGCAGGGTCAGTACGCTGACGATGCCGGTGACGTGCGACATCCCGGGCCAGGTGACGTAGCGGAACTGGGCCCAGCCGCGGGCCCCGTCCAGGGATGATGCCTCGTACAGCTCCTTGGGCACGTCCTGCCGGCCGGCGAGGAAGAGGATGAAGCCGAAGCCCCAGTGGTACCAGACGAACACGGCGGCGACCGCGATCACGGCCGTCTTGGGGTCACCCAGCCAGTTGTGCTGAAGTCCGTCGAGGCCGACGGCCTTGAGTGCCTGGTTGACGATCCCGATGTTCGGGTCGAGGAACCACGAGAACATCACGCCCACCACCACCGTGGAGAACACCCCAGGGAGGTAGAAGACGGTGCGGAAGAACGCGGACCCGCGGCGGGCACGGTGCACGGCAAGGGCCATCACCATCGAGACCGCGTTGGCGACGACCAGACCGACCGCGCCGTACAGGACGGCGTTCTTCATCGAGCCCCAGAACTGGGTGTCATGCCACACATAGCGGTAGTTGTCGAGCCCGATGTACGGCGTGTCCAGGCTCACCCCGTCCCAGGACTGGAAACTCAGGAGAATGCCCTGCACGAAGGGGACCACCGTGAACAGGCCGATCATGGCGAGTGCCGGCGCCAGGAACAGCCAGGCCGCGGGCACGCGACTGCGCCGCCTCATCACGCGCTGCATTACGCGCTCTTCTGCGCCGCGTCGAGGTCGCCGAGGACCTGGTCGACCGAGCGTTCCTTGAGGACGAGGGCCTGAGTGCCCTTCTGCAGCGCGGTGTTGACCTGCTCCAGAATCTGGTTCTGGACGAGCTGGATGTGGGAGATGTCCGCGGCGATGCCGGTCAGCTGCTTGGGGATGTTCTTGCCGGACACGGCGCGCGCGGAGGGGATCAGCGGGACCCCGGTGGCCCATGTCTGCTGCTGGTCGGCGGCGGTCAGCCACTTCAGGAACTTCAGCGCCTCGGCGGCCTTCTTACTGCGGGGGTTGACCGCTGCGCCCTTGGCCGCGCCGCCGACCAGGCGCGGGGTCTGGGTGCCGTCATCGGCCTTGGGAAGCGGGAAGGAGCGGAAGTCGGTGAAGTCCGGGGCGGTCGCGCGGGCCACGCCGACGGCCGAGGTGCCGTCGAAGATGGCCGCGACGCCCTGGGTGTTGAAAAAGGCCTTCTCCACGTTGGGGTTGTCGGTGTTGCCGCTCGGCAGCGAGCCGGTGGCGATCACGCCGGCGTCTCGCAGGTCGACCACGAGCTGCAGGGTCTTGCGCCAGCCCTCGCTCTTCCAGCTGTTGTCGCCCACGAAGGTGGCGTTGAGCTCCTCGTCGGTCATGTAGTTGGAGGCGTAGGACTGGATCACCTGGTTGGACAGGCTCGCTGCGAACCAGAAGGGACCCTTCCCAGACTTCTTGATCTTGCGCATCTGATCGATGAACTCGCCCATGGAAGCAGGCGCCTGGTCCGGGTTCAGCCCGACGGCCTTGTACATCGCGGCGTTGACGAAGACTCCCAGGGCCGGGGTCTCCCAGTGTGCGCTGTAGACACCTGGCTTCACGCCC
The DNA window shown above is from Streptomyces sp. NBC_01445 and carries:
- a CDS encoding carbohydrate ABC transporter permease; this encodes MRRRSRVPAAWLFLAPALAMIGLFTVVPFVQGILLSFQSWDGVSLDTPYIGLDNYRYVWHDTQFWGSMKNAVLYGAVGLVVANAVSMVMALAVHRARRGSAFFRTVFYLPGVFSTVVVGVMFSWFLDPNIGIVNQALKAVGLDGLQHNWLGDPKTAVIAVAAVFVWYHWGFGFILFLAGRQDVPKELYEASSLDGARGWAQFRYVTWPGMSHVTGIVSVLTLLSGLQIFGTVQVLTGGGPAGHTEVPTLHIYQQAFQYNEYGRAAAMSVIFGLCLIALACFQLWVSRRLGGSTDPRTEKGR
- a CDS encoding carbohydrate ABC transporter permease; the protein is MTVNTLLDPAPKSKTAPTPTQSEPRGRRNRLRGPRVALYALLIAGALEALVPILWVLSGSLQSAKQLYKGTDPIPHPFEWGNFATAWNEGGFSQYLPNSLLYTAAAVLGILVIASLAGYALARIEFPGRGAVVGFILVIMIIPMPASFIAQYKLLITLGLANTRIGYILVLIAGGLPISILIMRGFFASQPKELEEAAAIDGASLLGTFWRIILPLAKPGLIAVAVIQAMGVWNEYLMGLVLFNDSSLMPVQRGLTNFVSADSPQQQILLAASVIAVLPIVIFYAIAQRHIISGLSAGALK
- a CDS encoding alpha-L-rhamnosidase, which encodes MTLNTPDTPHELAIDFGGDRFPVSGSRPRLSWKPPRSAAALDDEYELQIHIDGQPEQIALVVGHLLVDWPMRPLRSGEQIRWRARTRAATEASEWSAWHAFEAGLLEADWTASWITPADDPQIAQLAPGTRPARTLHATFSTPGVARARLYATALGVYEAFVNGKRAGTVELAPGSTSYERTLYAQAADVTASIHPGVNSIEIVLSDGWYRGQVGAFRKPAGWGGLLAARLELHLDLADGTRQIVRTDEHWTSTFGSITRADLMDGQITDLLAARGPALPVLVDAVTAPPIDWSPAPPVRHIEDLPCRALTRLQSGAWIADFGQNASGWLSLTDLGPAGTRTVIDHGEHLDPATGDLTTTHLDIQRPGDPVTVFVQHDEITSSGAAGETFEPRHTVHGFRYARLERSAAPLDASDLTMRVVHTDLRPTGTFSCGNEDLNHLYDVARWSFRGNAVDVPTDCPTRERIGWTGDYQVFAPTAARLYDIHGFSRKWLRSVRDDQLDDGRIANFSPDGRRIKLHTDARLDSMTGSAGWGDAIVLVPWLLYETYGDRRALAENWDAMVRWVDFALTTARTARHPSRVARSVEPLPHEEYLWDGSFHWGEWCEPKPRTADGSLLQPAQNWMETDKGEVGTAFLYRSCVTLAAVADVLGRAADSARYARLAQRVKDAWCTEFLDETGRTTVDTQASYVRALSLGLAPDELRDAVAARLAELIREAGTHLGTGFLSSADLLPVLVDTDHADLAYEVLLQRTSPSWLGMLDRGATTIWEEWDGVDENGDAHESLNHYSKGAVIHFLHTHVLGLRQAEGSVAWERFVVAPVPHPSVGWARGTFVSPRGTISVEWRTEGSELHLAVDVPPTATATLIFPDGEELATGPGRFTARRG
- a CDS encoding ABC transporter substrate-binding protein; protein product: MTRIHVKGSADPTGTTTGPSRRGFLLGAVGAGLATTSLAACSSGGSGGSGGSEIVFMNQSRGQAATLKKLAQQYTKQTGVKIRIDDVGPADFVTKLQSSSQSRNMPDMYSVVDGHTMAPYYKAGWAMDLTDKMKGSWGDTFRPATLKTTTFAADNPQGVKPGVYSAHWETPALGVFVNAAMYKAVGLNPDQAPASMGEFIDQMRKIKKSGKGPFWFAASLSNQVIQSYASNYMTDEELNATFVGDNSWKSEGWRKTLQLVVDLRDAGVIATGSLPSGNTDNPNVEKAFFNTQGVAAIFDGTSAVGVARATAPDFTDFRSFPLPKADDGTQTPRLVGGAAKGAAVNPRSKKAAEALKFLKWLTAADQQQTWATGVPLIPSARAVSGKNIPKQLTGIAADISHIQLVQNQILEQVNTALQKGTQALVLKERSVDQVLGDLDAAQKSA